Proteins from a genomic interval of Sphingomonas sp. Y38-1Y:
- the aroB gene encoding 3-dehydroquinate synthase — protein sequence MTSVHVALGTRGYDILIEAGALARSGELLAPLAKGRPMPIVTDANLKAQLNALRESLNAVGIETQAIVVPAGEGSKSWEMLAFVMDRLLDMGIERSDHVIALGGGVIGDLVGFAASILKRGCRFVQVPTSLLAQVDSSVGGKTAINTPAGKNLVGAFHQPSFVLIDPLVLETLPPRELRSGYAEVVKYGLIDDAGFFAWCEANGEALLAGDIEAREVAIAHSVAAKARIVAEDERETSGRRALLNLGHTFGHALEAETGFSDRLLHGEAVAAGMALAYAFSASEGLCDPADADRVAAHLKAVGLPHDLRSAGVDASGATLVAHMRHDKKMEAGTLPFLLTRGIGATYLDRTVSLDRVAAFLDSHTVPA from the coding sequence ATGACGAGCGTGCATGTGGCGCTGGGGACCCGCGGCTACGACATCCTGATCGAGGCGGGCGCGCTCGCCCGCAGCGGCGAGCTGCTGGCGCCGCTGGCCAAGGGCCGGCCGATGCCGATCGTCACCGACGCCAATCTGAAGGCGCAGCTTAACGCGCTGCGCGAATCGCTCAATGCCGTCGGGATCGAGACGCAGGCGATCGTCGTGCCCGCGGGTGAAGGGTCGAAGAGCTGGGAGATGCTCGCCTTCGTCATGGACCGGCTGCTCGACATGGGGATCGAGCGGTCGGATCACGTGATTGCGCTCGGCGGCGGGGTGATCGGCGACCTGGTCGGCTTCGCCGCCTCGATCCTGAAGCGCGGTTGCCGCTTCGTCCAGGTGCCGACCAGCCTGCTCGCGCAGGTCGACAGCTCGGTCGGCGGCAAGACCGCGATCAACACGCCCGCCGGCAAGAACCTGGTCGGCGCGTTTCACCAGCCGAGCTTCGTGCTGATCGACCCGCTTGTGCTCGAAACGCTGCCGCCGCGCGAGCTGCGCTCGGGCTATGCCGAGGTGGTCAAGTACGGGCTGATCGACGATGCGGGCTTCTTCGCCTGGTGCGAGGCGAATGGCGAGGCGCTGCTCGCCGGCGATATCGAGGCGCGTGAGGTCGCGATCGCGCATTCGGTGGCGGCCAAGGCGCGCATCGTCGCCGAGGACGAGCGCGAGACGAGCGGACGCCGGGCGCTCCTCAACCTGGGCCACACCTTCGGCCATGCGCTGGAGGCCGAGACGGGCTTTTCCGACCGGCTGCTCCACGGCGAGGCGGTGGCGGCGGGGATGGCGCTCGCCTACGCCTTTTCGGCATCCGAAGGCCTGTGCGATCCTGCCGATGCGGATCGCGTCGCCGCGCATCTGAAGGCGGTCGGCCTGCCGCACGATCTGCGCAGCGCGGGGGTGGACGCCTCAGGTGCGACGCTCGTCGCCCATATGCGCCACGACAAGAAGATGGAGGCGGGGACGCTGCCCTTCCTGCTGACGCGCGGGATCGGCGCCACCTATCTGGACCGCACCGTCTCGCTCGATCGCGTCGCGGCGTTCCTCGATAGTCACACCGTCCCGGCCTGA
- the clpS gene encoding ATP-dependent Clp protease adapter ClpS produces the protein MTDDDEQGGAGGNGPSVGIATRTREKTKKPTPYRVLMLNDDYTPMEFVVLVLQRFFRMSMEEATQVMLHVHQKGVGVCGVFSYEVAETKVSQVMDFARENQHPLQCTLEKA, from the coding sequence ATGACCGACGATGACGAACAGGGCGGCGCCGGCGGCAACGGCCCGTCGGTCGGCATTGCCACCCGCACGCGCGAAAAGACCAAGAAGCCGACGCCCTATCGCGTGCTGATGCTCAACGACGATTACACGCCGATGGAGTTCGTCGTGCTCGTCCTCCAGCGCTTCTTCCGCATGAGCATGGAGGAAGCGACGCAGGTGATGCTCCACGTCCACCAGAAGGGCGTCGGGGTGTGCGGCGTGTTCAGCTACGAAGTCGCCGAGACCAAGGTCAGCCAGGTCATGGACTTCGCCCGCGAGAACCAGCACCCGCTGCAATGCACGCTGGAAAAGGCGTGA
- a CDS encoding MJ0042-type zinc finger domain-containing protein: MILECTQCRTRYLVPDTAIGAEGRTVRCAHCKHSWFQPPQVMALAPKPAPKPEPVPAAPQPAPVAKAAHPAPVAAAPAPVAEAAPAPAERVYSYVDPNIDNPHFDPFAHKPPFQPTRNPARRWTMAAAIAGTSMLLGAGAILYTGAPGIAAQLGLPLPGAETPLRFTERAIERRYLSSGNELFVVSGKVSNPSGSAQPVPDIRAELRDPQGRIVYSWTITPEMRRLAPNASVAFSSGKLDVPANSKQLDLSFAGGI; encoded by the coding sequence ATGATCCTCGAATGCACCCAGTGCCGTACGCGCTACCTCGTCCCCGACACCGCCATCGGCGCGGAGGGGCGGACGGTGCGCTGCGCCCATTGCAAGCATAGCTGGTTCCAGCCGCCGCAGGTCATGGCGCTGGCGCCCAAGCCCGCGCCGAAACCCGAGCCCGTGCCCGCCGCGCCGCAGCCGGCGCCGGTCGCGAAGGCCGCCCATCCTGCGCCCGTCGCCGCGGCGCCCGCACCCGTTGCCGAAGCGGCGCCTGCGCCGGCCGAGCGCGTCTATAGCTATGTCGATCCGAACATCGACAATCCGCATTTCGATCCGTTCGCGCACAAGCCGCCCTTCCAGCCGACGCGAAATCCCGCGCGGCGCTGGACGATGGCGGCGGCGATCGCGGGAACGTCGATGCTGCTGGGCGCCGGCGCGATCCTCTACACCGGTGCGCCGGGGATCGCCGCGCAGCTCGGCCTGCCGCTGCCGGGGGCGGAGACGCCGCTCCGCTTCACAGAGCGCGCGATCGAGCGGCGCTATCTGTCGAGCGGCAACGAGCTGTTCGTCGTGTCGGGCAAGGTGTCGAACCCCAGCGGCAGCGCGCAGCCGGTCCCCGACATCCGGGCGGAACTGCGCGATCCGCAGGGGCGCATCGTCTATAGCTGGACGATCACGCCCGAGATGCGGCGGCTCGCCCCCAATGCCAGCGTCGCGTTCAGCAGCGGCAAGCTGGACGTGCCGGCGAATTCCAAGCAGCTCGACCTGAGTTTCGCTGGCGGGATCTGA
- a CDS encoding phasin family protein, with amino-acid sequence MAIKGPKTNPPRAAAPRAKIVPPKPVKPPVAAPAETAIVAAEALKVETPKAAAPVAAPKPAPVAKPAPVAEAKPAPVAQATPAPAPKLPVVEVAEKAADTAKATVQNVAEPVAKAASTLVEAATNAATDTAEAVTAAAETTAQTVQKEKPPMTDIRNAAETTAQKTQFAFGEMNDRAKAAMEKSAKLAEEMGDFAKGNLEAVVESSRIAAKGVETLGQEAAEYSRKSFEHATAAMKSFASVKSPTELFKLQSDYVRSAFDAYVAEASKTTEHMLKLSSDAMQPLSNRMAVAAEKVKVVA; translated from the coding sequence ATGGCGATCAAAGGTCCCAAAACGAACCCTCCCCGCGCGGCCGCTCCGCGCGCCAAGATCGTGCCGCCCAAGCCGGTGAAGCCGCCCGTCGCAGCGCCCGCAGAGACGGCGATCGTCGCCGCCGAGGCGCTGAAGGTCGAGACGCCCAAGGCTGCCGCGCCGGTCGCCGCGCCCAAGCCCGCACCGGTCGCCAAGCCAGCGCCCGTGGCAGAGGCCAAGCCTGCGCCCGTCGCCCAGGCGACGCCCGCGCCTGCCCCCAAGCTTCCCGTGGTGGAGGTCGCCGAAAAGGCTGCCGACACCGCCAAGGCGACCGTTCAGAATGTCGCCGAACCGGTCGCAAAGGCCGCCTCGACCCTGGTCGAGGCCGCCACAAACGCCGCGACCGACACCGCCGAGGCCGTGACGGCTGCGGCGGAAACTACCGCCCAGACCGTGCAGAAGGAAAAGCCGCCGATGACCGACATCCGCAATGCCGCCGAGACGACCGCCCAGAAGACCCAGTTCGCGTTCGGCGAGATGAACGACCGCGCCAAGGCCGCGATGGAAAAGAGCGCCAAGCTCGCCGAAGAGATGGGCGATTTCGCCAAGGGCAACCTCGAGGCCGTCGTCGAGTCGAGCCGCATCGCCGCCAAGGGCGTCGAGACGCTGGGCCAGGAAGCCGCCGAGTACAGCCGCAAGTCGTTCGAGCACGCGACCGCCGCGATGAAGAGCTTCGCGTCGGTCAAGTCGCCGACCGAGCTGTTCAAGCTGCAGAGCGACTATGTCCGCTCGGCCTTCGACGCCTATGTCGCCGAAGCGTCGAAGACGACCGAGCACATGCTGAAGCTGTCGAGCGACGCGATGCAGCCGCTGTCGAACCGCATGGCCGTCGCCGCCGAGAAGGTGAAGGTCGTCGCCTGA
- a CDS encoding shikimate kinase, translating to MLQTRDPARAKRFDRPIVLVGLMGVGKSTVGRRLAVRLGLPFVDADHEIEAAAGMTIADIFERFGEPYFRDGERRVIARLVDGRPKVIATGGGAFINDETRALILESALAVWLDAEPRVLAQRVSRRDTRPLLRGRDPLAVLTDLAAQRNPFYALAPIHVTSYDAPHEATVNAILEAIEK from the coding sequence ATGCTGCAAACCCGTGATCCCGCCCGCGCCAAACGCTTTGACCGTCCGATAGTCCTGGTCGGGCTGATGGGCGTGGGCAAGTCGACCGTCGGCCGCCGCCTGGCCGTGCGGCTGGGCCTGCCCTTCGTCGATGCCGACCATGAGATCGAGGCGGCGGCCGGGATGACGATCGCCGACATCTTCGAGCGGTTCGGCGAACCCTATTTCCGCGATGGCGAGCGGCGGGTGATCGCGCGGCTGGTCGACGGCCGGCCCAAGGTGATCGCGACCGGGGGCGGCGCGTTCATCAACGACGAGACGCGCGCGCTGATCCTGGAGTCGGCGCTGGCGGTGTGGCTGGATGCCGAGCCGCGGGTGCTCGCCCAACGCGTCAGCCGGCGCGACACGCGGCCGCTGCTGCGCGGACGCGATCCGCTGGCGGTGCTGACCGATCTGGCGGCACAGCGAAATCCCTTCTACGCGCTCGCGCCGATCCACGTGACAAGCTACGACGCGCCGCACGAGGCGACGGTGAACGCCATCCTGGAGGCGATCGAGAAATGA